One window of the Lycorma delicatula isolate Av1 chromosome 3, ASM4794821v1, whole genome shotgun sequence genome contains the following:
- the LOC142320808 gene encoding high affinity cAMP-specific and IBMX-insensitive 3',5'-cyclic phosphodiesterase 8A-like, with product MSPDDAILVKRMMIKCADISNPTRNVKLCVEWARRIAEEYFNQTDEEKTRNLPIVMPMFDRQSCSIPKSQMGFIDYIINDMFEAWDVFIDMPELLYNVRNNYQYWKDMEERGCTSIDKISSPSNTTILPNIPEKNSNS from the exons ATGTCTCCAGACGATGCAATTTTGGTAAAAAGAATGATGATTAAATGTGCTGATATCTCTAATCCTACCcgtaatgtaaaattatgtgtTGAGTGGGCACGGCGAATTGCTGAGGAATATTTTAATCAG ACAGATGAAGAGAAGACCAGAAACCTGCCTATTGTGATGCCTATGTTTGATAGACAGTCGTGCTCAATACCTAAGTCacaaatgggatttattgattatATCATAAATGATATGTTTGAAGCATGGGATG tatttattgatATGCCGGAATTACTTTATAATGTAAGGAACAATTATCAGTATTGGAAGGATATGGAAGAGCGAGGTTGTACAAGTATAGATAAAATAAGCAGCCCTTCCAATACAACTATCCTCCCAAACATTCCTGAGAAGAAcagtaatagttaa